In the bacterium genome, one interval contains:
- the trpC gene encoding indole-3-glycerol phosphate synthase TrpC, with translation MNILDQIIDSKKTYLAQRRALYPIALLEKSIYFSSPTVSLSSYLQRPDKVGVIAEIKRSSPSAGVINPYINVEELAIGYMQAGASALSVLTDTPFFNGKDEDLTTARKYNFCPILRKDFIIDEYQIVEARSLGADAILLIATVLSAADTQRLAKFARALNLEVILEVHDACEIESHLTDNVSVIGINNRDLRTNQTKLETSFELISLLPQDSIRISESGIKTPADFLKLKAAGFHGALIGEVFMKEPIPQQACKTFIAAVLEAGKNEN, from the coding sequence ATGAATATTTTAGATCAGATTATTGACTCAAAGAAAACGTACCTTGCGCAACGTCGGGCTTTGTATCCAATTGCCTTGCTTGAAAAATCCATATATTTTTCCTCTCCCACAGTTTCGCTTTCGAGCTACTTGCAGCGTCCAGATAAGGTTGGAGTGATTGCTGAGATTAAACGTAGCTCACCATCAGCTGGGGTAATTAATCCGTATATTAATGTTGAAGAATTAGCGATTGGCTACATGCAGGCTGGTGCTTCTGCGCTTTCTGTTTTAACTGACACGCCCTTTTTTAATGGCAAAGATGAAGATTTAACTACCGCGCGTAAGTATAACTTCTGTCCAATTCTACGCAAAGATTTCATCATTGATGAATACCAAATTGTTGAAGCGAGATCCTTAGGGGCAGATGCAATTTTATTAATTGCCACTGTCTTGTCTGCTGCGGATACGCAGAGATTAGCTAAATTTGCACGTGCTTTAAACCTAGAAGTTATACTCGAAGTGCATGACGCTTGCGAAATTGAATCGCATTTAACCGACAATGTTTCGGTAATTGGGATTAATAATCGCGACTTAAGAACTAACCAGACTAAACTTGAAACTTCTTTTGAGTTGATTAGTTTATTGCCACAGGACTCGATTCGCATCAGTGAAAGTGGGATTAAGACTCCAGCTGATTTTTTGAAGCTCAAAGCAGCAGGTTTTCATGGTGCGCTGATTGGTGAAGTCTTTATGAAAGAGCCCATACCGCAGCAAGCTTGCAAGACATTCATT